One window of the Lepeophtheirus salmonis chromosome 7, UVic_Lsal_1.4, whole genome shotgun sequence genome contains the following:
- the simj gene encoding uncharacterized protein simj, with the protein MSSAVAATTVKVVDDASGPMEIVDALLEGPRRSLRKRGETSYAESPDMMIIEEEPPPKYPHQSNGGELHMKSDPSQLQLEDDEVSQDETTAPVSAIPLPKDIPPNIMAERRAAIKKLQTRLRNEEMSLVLLKKIQQSQVLAAAAAATAAANAKPTTATRPGTSSPSVSIIGGGATITPAKGPSKSNVRSSANMHHHQNDKILTNSDIMQLKADNKGLPPSLPPNLINLMTNSGLTAHTKPKSKVDHETPQQKQAAAKLALRKQLEKTLLQIPPPKPPPPEMHFIPNPTNSEFICLLGLEECVSKILLENKENTIMMTPFSCSQCSTDFTPTWKWDKGAKGKEVKVICENCVTTNVKKALKAEHTNRLKSAFVKALQQEQELEAHMAQETAAAAAAATAAAVSNNSVTLSRAPRVRSPASDYRRSGLTVSPALPNSRSSSNTSPSPSSSRFSSGNLPAVSITQQRTPPVTSSSSRVQASRNSRHDNYHHRNNSHANINNHVSNSSSKQQQQHLQQQHHQQQQHQSSSNNNSSANLLGGYDLASMTALQAAATQQLLLAGNNTSGRNSSGNGSAAAAQMAALSQHLMNPLLYNYQALALQAAMQAAASMGNNTNNSGNAAAGVRYNSASAANQMLELQQQIQRQYLLDMIPPGSLSQSWGGAKK; encoded by the exons ATGAGCAGTGCGGTCGCGGCCACGACGGTTAAGGTTGTGGATGATGCCTCGGG TCCCATGGAGATAGTTGACGCGCTCCTGGAGGGGCCACGCAGAAGTCTGAGGAAAAGAGGAGAGACTTCCTACGCGGAGAGTCCGGACATGATGATCATCGAAGAAGAACCTCCTCCAAAGTATCCACATCAATCCAACGGGGGGGAGTTGCACATGAAGTCAGATCCATCGCAACTCCAGCTTGAAGATGATGAAGTCTCTCAAGACGAGACGACGGCGCCCGTCTCCGCCATCCCCCTTCCAAAG GATATCCCTCCCAATATCATGGCAGAGCGAAGGGCTGCcattaaaaaactacaaactaGACTGAGAAACGAAGAAATGTCCTTAGTTTTATTAAAGAAGATCCAGCAATCTCAAGTCCTTGCCGCTGCTGCTGCTGCGACGGCTGCAGCAAATGCGAAACCCACTACGGCCACTAGACCGGGTACCTCCTCGCCTAGTGTCTCTATAATTGGGGGTGGTGCCACTATTACACCTGCCAAAGGCCCATCCAAATCTAATGTTAGGTCCTCTGCGAATATGCATCAtcatcaaaatgataaaattttgacaaattcgGATATCATGCAGCTGAAAGCG GATAACAAAGGACTTCCTCCTTCTTTACCAcctaatttaatcaatttgatGACGAACAGTGGTCTTACAGCACATACTAAACCTAAAAGTAAGGTTGACCATGAAACACCTCAGCAGAAACAAGCGGCTGCCAAACTAGCATTAAGGAAACAATTAGAAAAAACTCTACTTCAA ATACCGCCTCCTAAACCTCCTCCACCTGAAATGCATTTCATACCCAATCCTACCAATTCTGAATTTATATGCCTATTGGGATTAGAAGAGTGTGTTAGTAAAATTCTTCttgaaaataaggaaaatactaTCATGATGACTCCCTTCAGTTGCAGTCAGTGTAGTACTGACTTCACCCCCACCTGGAAGTGGGATAAAGGGGCTAAAG gCAAAGAGGTGAAAGTGATTTGTGAGAACTGTGTGACTACGAATGTAAAGAAGGCATTAAAAGCAGAGCATACAAATCGTCTGAAGTCTGCTTTTGTTAAAGCTTTACAACAGGAACAAGAATTAGAAGCTCATATGGCCCAAGAGACCGCAGCAGCTGCTGCTGCAGCTACTGCAGCCGCTGTGTCAAATAACTCTGTAACTCTTTCTCGCGCTCCACGAGTCAGATCACCTGCATCTGATTACCGGCGCTCCGGACTGACTGTCTCTCCAGCATTACCAAACTCTCGTTCTTCATCTAACACCTCACCGAGCCCATCTTCGTCAAGGTTCTCCTCTGGGAATCTTCCAGCCGTTTCGATTACCCAGCAGCGTACACCACCAGTTACATCATCCTCTTCCAGAGTTCAAGCCTCACGTAATTCCAGACACGACAATTATCATCATCGTAATAATTCCCATGCGAATATTAACAATCATGTCAGTAATTCCTCTTCAAAGCAACAGCAGCAACACCTGCAACAACAACAccaccaacaacaacaacaccaATCCTCATCTAACAACAACTCCTCTGCGAATTTGTTGGGAGGATACGATCTCGCAAGTATGACTGCTCTACAAGCAGCAGCCACACAACAATTACTTCTTGCTGGAAATAATACTTCCGGGAGAAATAGTTCTGGTAATGGAAGTGCGGCTGCCGCCCAAATGGCTGCTCTTAGCCAGCATCTCATGAATCCTCTATTGTACAACTATCAGGCTTTGGCTTTACAAGCTGCGATGCAGGCTGCTGCTAGCATGGGGAACAACACCAACAATAGTGGTAACGCAGCTGCGGGTGTACGATATAACTCCGCCTCGGCAGCCAATCAAATGCTTGAACTTCAACAACAAATCCAACGACAATATCTTCTTGATATGATACCTCCCGGCTCGCTATCCCAATCATGGGGTGGGGcaaagaaataa
- the LOC121121507 gene encoding ankyrin repeat domain-containing protein 40 yields the protein MELLEASCYGDIDTIKTLLHSGVDPNYTQKMNGWSALHWAAKRNYLEVVELLLSNGANAALKTRDSKMPSDLATDNKVLAVLNAPPKNSADTPMDSFIPNYIKYPPLSHKVDLSNRKDLTNVQESTPIQFPELKETKRNMTILKVKLKKDEYFIEVDIFPSEIHIFDDFVSILVNELNIQSINDVSLILKLPDTKLRRIEEVKRLANYQELIVIRTKS from the exons ATGGAATTGTTGGAGGCTTCATGCTATGGAGATATTGACACAATTAAGACACTTTTACATTCAGGAGTCGATCCCAATTACACTCAGAAAATGAATGGTTGGTCTGCTCTCCATTGGGCTGCTAAGAGAAATTATTTGGAGGTTGTGGAGCTCCTCCTATCAAATGGAGCAAATGCTGCACTTAAAACGAGGGATTCAAAGATGCCTTCAGACCTAGCTACCGATAATAAAGTTTTAGCAGTTCTAAATGCGCCACCTAAAAATTCTGCTGATACACCTATGGATTCATTCATCCCCAATTACATTAAGTATCCTCCTCTTTCTCATAAAGTGGATTTGTCAAATAGAA aGGACCTTACAAACGTTCAAGAGTCTACTCCCATTCAATTTCCCGAATTGAAAGAGACAAAAAGGAACATGACAATCCTTAAAGTAAAGCTAAAAAAGGATGAGTACTTCATTGAAGTTGATATTTTTCCATCAGAGATccatatatttgatgattttgtaAGCATACTCGTCAATGAACTTAATATCCAGAGTATCAACGATGTTTCCCTCATCCTAAAACTACCTGATACTAAACTTAGAAGAATAGAAGAAGTGAAAAGACTTGCAAATTATCAAGAGCTCATCGTTATTAGAACAAAGTCCTAA
- the LOC121121506 gene encoding uncharacterized protein, with translation METNLGEMLSNSSHQGKRDSSLIQLLNSQDDPEITKKIELLLQEGDNYLHHYARANYSQEINRLSVSLNEEGYFVQACMETNHDGNYPAMVAAMNNNKESLLALLTPILAEDVSLLEKFLHHTNNRGHNIMYLVAHHPGSLFVSWSIIMDLEKRYHDNDPIAIKMCLRKHLGSTYEAHTSVELFDTLQREDKRRTKTTFLQSLGSIFILKMIFYTLDVATDVMLVMEYYNGWSNDIKKNSAILFPGQDSCKDHLFIRNNSKLIQLECYPNNLSNKAMFWITLAVIIFPPCLFVFEHLYFGLYSRWFDSKKLSVSIVHKFIKFIINIILWLMWPVVVFFRHFWYLYKYSTNHGDKRISTYGPLLKEARVIGSRTQLIEVCTEASLQPLIQFYLIFITIIHWGSSLKNEISSNIQNNTSIGVVVYSILTLTQKQVLCVLVSVFTLSWSFTVHYRNKKDSTMGVFPSILYFLYTLCFVIARILSFQMFAYYLGPGNFGMAFIGVFLHIVLFSILHFIFSDSLSQIQTGEDYKYNNVVQKVLIVVYDCIFNGFANIYVHNYIEVFNKKDEMETTMSNISTFLRQCIFDVIFILENLAMILLARETLKESFFEIYDIMSLIIGGFSLIAIILKIIFYSCCHIWSDLLVRGDNIRTFRVGTNVKICSC, from the exons ATGGAAACAAA TTTAGGTGAAATGCTATCAAATTCCTCTCACCAAGGAAAGAGGGACAGtagtttaattcaattattaaactcTCAAGATGATCCAGAAATCACCAAAAAGATAGAACTCCTCCTTCAAGAAGGGGATAATTATCTTCATCATTATGCTAGAGCGAATTACAGCCAAGAAATTAATCGACTCTCTGTCAGCTTAAATGAGGAAGGTTATTTTGTACAGGCTTGTATGGAAACAAATCATGATGGTAACTATCCAGCCATGGTTGCTGCTATGAATAATAACAAAGAGTCGCTATTAGCCCTACTGACTCCAATACTCGCAGA AGATGTTTCGTTACTTGAGAAATTCCTTCATCATACAAATAATAGAGGTCACAATATTATGTACCTTGTGGCTCATCACCCAGGATCACTATTCGTGTCATGGAGTATTATAATGGATCTCGAAAAGAGATATCATGATAATGATCCTATTGCTATAAAAATGTGCTTAAGGAAGCATTTAGGTTCCACCTATGAAGCTCACACATCTGTTGAACTCTTTGATACACTACAGCGGGAGGACAAACGTCGGACAAAGACAACTTTTCTACAATCACTAGGATCCATTTTCatcttaaaaatgatattttacacTTTGGACGTTGCAACCGATGTTATGCTTGTGATGGAGTATTATAATGGATGGTCCAACGACATCAAAAAGAATAGTGCGATTCTTTTTCCTGGACAAGATAGTTGCAAGGATCATCtctttattagaaataattcaaaattaattcaacttgAGTGCTACCCTAATAATCTTTCGAATAAAGCAATGTTTTGGATCACACTTGCAGTGATTATTTTCCCTCCATGTTTATTCGTATttgaacatttgtattttgGTCTTTATAGTCGTTGGTTTGATTCCAAAAAGTTAAGCGTATCCATTGTACACAAATTTATCAAGttcattatcaatataattttatggctCATGTGGCCCGTTGTTGTCTTTTTCCGACATTTTTGGTATCTTTATAAATACTCAACAAACCATGGAGACAAACGTATATCCACCTATGGACCTTTGTTGAAAGAAGCTCGAGTAATTGGATCGAGAACTCAATTAATTGAGGTTTGTACTGAGGCCTCCCTTCAACCTCTAATACAattctatttgatttttatcacaATCATTCATTGGGGAAGTTCTTTGAAGAATGAAATCtcatcaaatattcaaaataatacatcCATTGGAGTTGTAGTCTATTCCATTTTAACATTGACTCAAAAACAAGTGCTATGTGTACTTGTTTCTGTTTTTACTTTGTCTTGGTCATTTACAGTTCACTATAG aaataagaaGGACAGTACTATGGGAGTATTTCCTTCAAtcctttatttcttatatactCTTTGTTTTGTGATAGCGAGAATCCTCTCTTTCCAAATGTTTGCATATTACCTTGGACCTGGAAATTTTGGAATGGCTTTTATCGGAGTTTTTCTCCACATTGTTCTTTTTTCCATTCTACATTTCATATTTTCGGATTCTTTGTCACAAATTCAGACTGGAGAAGACTACAAATACAACAATGTtgtccaaaaagttttaattgttGTATATGATTGTATCTTTAATGGGTTTGCTAATATATACGTCCATAATTATATTGAAG TTTTCAATAAGAAAGATGAAATGGAGACTACAATGTCAAACATCTCTACTTTTCTTCGTCAATGCATTTTTGATGTCATTTTTATCTTAGAAAATTTGGCTATGATTTTATTAGCACGGGAAACACTGAAGGAATCATTTTTCGAGATTTATGATATAATGAGTCTAATAATTGGAGGTTTCTCCctaattgctattattttaaaaattatattctattctTGTTGTCATATCTGGTCAGATCTTCTTGTTCGGGGGGATAATATACGAACCTTTCGAGTTGGGACCAATGTGAAAATCTGCagctgttaa